One window of Streptomyces sp. FIT100 genomic DNA carries:
- a CDS encoding bile acid:sodium symporter family protein, protein MSRLTPLRPPSWLPLDPYILALLATVLLAALLPASGTAATVGGGAATGAVALLFFLYGARLSTREALDGLRHWRLHLTVLAATFAVFPLLGLATKGLVPSLLTPALHGGLLFLCLVPSTIQSSIAFTSIARGNVPAAICAGSFSSIAGIVLTPLLAALLLRQSAGGFSADSLIRIVLQLLVPFLAGQLLRRWTAPLLTRHKKLLGYVDRGSILLVVYTAFSEGMVAGVWHQVTPARLGALLVVEAVLLTVMLAVTWYGAKRFGFGRADRIAIQFAGSKKSLAAGLPMASVLFGAQASLAVLPLMLFHQMQLMVCAVIAKRRAGDPVDEPVPELVPEPVPESVPGRGPVPGRGPLAPSEQECTAAPR, encoded by the coding sequence ATGAGCCGCCTCACCCCCCTTCGACCGCCGTCCTGGCTCCCGCTCGACCCGTACATCCTGGCCCTGCTCGCCACCGTGCTCCTCGCCGCACTCCTCCCCGCCTCCGGCACGGCGGCGACGGTCGGCGGCGGAGCCGCCACAGGAGCGGTCGCCCTGCTCTTCTTCCTCTACGGGGCCCGGCTTTCGACCCGTGAGGCGCTGGACGGACTGCGGCACTGGCGGCTCCATCTGACCGTGCTGGCCGCGACCTTCGCGGTCTTCCCGCTCCTCGGGCTCGCCACGAAGGGGCTCGTGCCCTCGCTCCTCACACCGGCCCTTCACGGCGGTCTGCTCTTCCTGTGCCTCGTGCCGTCGACCATCCAGTCGTCGATCGCGTTCACGTCGATCGCCCGCGGCAACGTGCCGGCGGCCATCTGCGCCGGCTCCTTCTCCAGCATCGCCGGAATCGTCCTCACCCCGCTGCTGGCGGCGCTGCTCCTCCGGCAGAGTGCGGGCGGGTTCTCCGCCGACTCGCTGATCCGGATCGTGCTCCAGCTGCTCGTGCCCTTCCTGGCGGGCCAGCTGCTGCGCCGCTGGACCGCGCCGTTGCTGACCCGGCACAAGAAGCTGCTGGGATACGTGGACCGCGGCTCCATCCTGCTCGTCGTCTACACCGCGTTCAGCGAGGGCATGGTCGCCGGCGTCTGGCACCAGGTCACGCCCGCGCGGCTGGGGGCGCTGCTGGTCGTCGAGGCGGTGCTGCTCACGGTGATGCTCGCGGTGACGTGGTACGGGGCGAAGCGGTTCGGCTTCGGGCGGGCGGACCGGATCGCGATCCAGTTCGCCGGGTCGAAGAAGAGCCTGGCCGCGGGGCTGCCGATGGCGAGCGTGCTGTTCGGGGCGCAGGCGAGTCTGGCGGTGCTGCCGCTCATGCTCTTCCACCAGATGCAGTTGATGGTCTGCGCGGTCATCGCGAAGCGCCGCGCCGGCGATCCGGTGGACGAGCCCGTGCCGGAGCTCGTACCGGAGCCCGTGCCCGAGTCCGTGCCCGGGCGGGGGCCCGTGCCCGGGCGGGGGCCCCTCGCCCCGTCGGAACAGGAGTGCACGGCGGCGCCCCGCTGA
- the fdhD gene encoding formate dehydrogenase accessory sulfurtransferase FdhD yields MGRVTERRRTIRVRDGAVSARPDTLVAEEPLEIRLNGRPLAITMRTPGDDFALAAGFLVSEGVIGSADEVRSIVYCAGAKDDGSNTYNVVDVQLAPGVPVPDITLERNVYTTSSCGLCGKASLDAVRTTTRHPIADTPPVRVAPELLSGLPDRLRAAQRVFDRTGGLHAAALFTEDGEPLDVREDVGRHNAVDKLVGRALREGLLPLSRAILLVSGRASFELAQKAVMAGVPVLAAVSAPSSLAVDLAAETGLTLVGFLRGPDMNVYAGEERIALHTGV; encoded by the coding sequence ATGGGACGGGTCACCGAGCGCCGCCGCACCATCCGCGTCAGGGACGGGGCCGTGTCCGCCCGGCCGGACACGCTGGTGGCGGAGGAGCCGCTGGAGATCCGGCTGAACGGCCGGCCGCTGGCGATCACCATGCGCACGCCGGGTGACGATTTCGCGCTGGCGGCCGGGTTCCTGGTCAGCGAGGGCGTGATCGGCTCGGCGGACGAGGTGCGGTCGATCGTGTACTGCGCGGGCGCAAAGGACGACGGGTCGAACACGTACAACGTGGTGGACGTCCAGCTCGCGCCCGGCGTTCCGGTCCCCGACATCACCCTGGAGCGCAACGTCTACACGACGTCGTCGTGCGGTCTGTGCGGCAAGGCCAGTCTCGACGCGGTGCGCACGACCACCCGCCATCCGATCGCCGACACTCCCCCGGTCCGGGTCGCGCCCGAGCTGCTGTCCGGCCTCCCCGACCGGCTGCGGGCGGCACAGCGGGTCTTCGACCGGACCGGGGGGCTGCACGCCGCCGCGCTGTTCACGGAGGACGGCGAGCCGCTCGACGTCCGCGAGGACGTGGGGCGCCACAACGCGGTCGACAAGCTGGTCGGCCGGGCGCTGCGGGAGGGTCTGCTGCCGCTGTCGCGGGCGATCCTGCTGGTGTCCGGGCGGGCCTCGTTCGAGCTGGCGCAGAAGGCGGTGATGGCGGGGGTGCCGGTGCTGGCGGCGGTCTCCGCGCCGTCGTCGCTCGCCGTGGACCTGGCCGCCGAGACCGGGCTGACGCTGGTCGGTTTCCTGCGCGGTCCGGACATGAACGTGTACGCGGGCGAGGAGCGCATCGCCCTTCACACGGGGGTGTGA
- a CDS encoding 2Fe-2S iron-sulfur cluster-binding protein yields the protein MTTVPLGLPRRLVEFTLDGETVRAPEGATVLDACRAAGKDIPTLCEGDTLTPKNACRVCVVEVEGARTLAPACSRLAEPGMSVRTDSERARHSRKLVLELLASSVDMSTTPRVAGWIEEYGAEPGRFGEDAARVEEDPRVDNELYVRDYSKCILCYKCVDACGEQWQNTFAIAVAGRGFDARISTEHGAPLTESACVYCGNCIEVCPTGALSFKSEFDMRAAGTWDESAQTETTTVCAYCGVGCNVTLHVQDNEIVKVTSPHDNPVTHGNLCIKGRFGFTHVQNRD from the coding sequence ATGACCACCGTCCCGCTCGGACTTCCGCGCCGCCTGGTCGAGTTCACCCTGGACGGGGAGACCGTCCGCGCCCCGGAGGGCGCCACCGTCCTGGATGCCTGCCGGGCCGCGGGCAAGGACATACCGACCCTGTGCGAGGGCGACACGCTCACCCCGAAGAACGCCTGCCGGGTGTGTGTCGTCGAGGTCGAGGGCGCCCGGACCCTCGCCCCGGCCTGCTCCCGCCTGGCCGAACCGGGCATGAGCGTCCGCACCGACAGCGAGCGCGCCCGGCACAGCCGCAAGCTCGTCCTGGAGCTGCTCGCCTCCTCGGTCGACATGTCGACCACGCCGCGTGTCGCCGGGTGGATCGAGGAGTACGGGGCGGAGCCCGGCCGCTTCGGCGAGGACGCGGCCAGGGTCGAGGAGGATCCGAGGGTCGACAACGAGCTCTATGTCCGGGACTACAGCAAGTGCATCCTCTGCTACAAGTGCGTGGACGCGTGCGGTGAGCAGTGGCAGAACACGTTCGCGATCGCGGTCGCGGGCCGTGGTTTCGACGCCCGTATCTCCACCGAGCACGGCGCCCCGCTCACCGAGTCGGCCTGCGTCTACTGCGGGAACTGCATCGAGGTGTGCCCGACGGGCGCGCTGTCGTTCAAGTCGGAGTTCGACATGCGCGCGGCGGGCACCTGGGACGAGTCGGCGCAGACGGAGACGACGACGGTGTGCGCGTACTGCGGTGTGGGCTGCAACGTGACCCTGCACGTGCAGGACAATGAGATCGTCAAGGTCACCTCTCCGCACGACAACCCGGTGACCCACGGCAACCTCTGCATCAAGGGCCGCTTCGGCTTCACACACGTACAGAACCGGGACTGA
- a CDS encoding NADH-ubiquinone oxidoreductase-F iron-sulfur binding region domain-containing protein: MDLRFGDSKPTDEERAAVDALLGPPESAWEAAPGSFVDRTSADLRWARGGRAARERRDLLLPGLHAVNDRVGWISEGALAYLCRRLTVPPAEAYGVATFYSMFSVRPRPATVVQVCTDLACGARGAAGLCAGMEAAGVPFERSPCLGLCERAPAALVVRAGEPPVHAVVAPARAEAVAKAARVPHDAPAEPGAAHAVPQAGEEGLVLLRRVGAVDPYSLDEYRAHGGYAALRRAFALGPAGVIREVTEAGLVGRGGAAFPTGRKWQATAAQPDGPHYVVCNADESEPGTFKDRVVMEGDPYALVEAMTVAGYAVGAHRGYLYLRGEYPRALHRLEHAVGQARARGLLGDDVLGQGYAFDIEIRRGAGAYICGEETALFNSIEGRRGEPRSKPPFPVEKGLFGKPTAANNVETLVNVLPILTGGAAAFAAAETKLFCVSGSVERPGVYELPFGATLGELLGLAGPPERLRAILLGGAAGGFVRPDELDIPLTFEGTRAAGTTLGSGVVLVLDDSVALPRVLLRIAEFFRDESCGQCVPCRVGTVRQEEALRRIAERTGAAAADDIALLREVGRAMRDASICGLGQTAWNAVESAIDRLGAYA, from the coding sequence GTGGATCTGCGTTTCGGCGACAGCAAACCGACGGACGAGGAGCGGGCGGCGGTCGATGCGCTGCTCGGGCCGCCCGAGTCCGCGTGGGAAGCGGCCCCGGGCAGCTTCGTCGACCGCACGAGCGCCGATCTGCGGTGGGCGCGGGGCGGGCGCGCGGCGCGTGAGCGGAGGGATCTGCTGCTGCCGGGGCTGCACGCGGTCAACGACCGGGTGGGGTGGATCAGCGAGGGGGCGCTGGCCTATCTGTGCCGGCGGCTGACCGTGCCGCCCGCGGAGGCGTACGGGGTCGCGACCTTCTACTCCATGTTCTCGGTGCGGCCGCGCCCCGCGACGGTCGTCCAGGTCTGCACGGACCTCGCGTGCGGGGCGAGAGGCGCGGCGGGGCTGTGCGCGGGGATGGAGGCGGCGGGTGTCCCGTTCGAGCGGAGCCCCTGTCTGGGCCTGTGCGAACGGGCCCCGGCGGCGCTGGTGGTACGGGCGGGAGAGCCCCCGGTCCACGCCGTCGTCGCGCCTGCCCGCGCCGAGGCCGTGGCGAAGGCCGCCCGCGTCCCGCACGACGCGCCCGCCGAACCCGGCGCCGCGCACGCCGTCCCGCAGGCCGGGGAGGAGGGTCTTGTGCTGCTGCGGCGGGTCGGGGCCGTCGACCCGTACAGCCTGGACGAGTACCGGGCGCACGGCGGATACGCCGCGCTGCGCCGGGCGTTCGCGCTCGGACCCGCCGGGGTGATCAGGGAGGTGACCGAGGCCGGGCTGGTCGGGCGGGGCGGAGCCGCGTTCCCGACGGGGCGCAAGTGGCAGGCCACGGCCGCGCAGCCGGACGGTCCGCACTACGTCGTGTGCAACGCCGACGAGTCGGAGCCGGGCACCTTCAAGGACCGGGTGGTCATGGAGGGCGATCCGTACGCCCTCGTGGAGGCGATGACCGTCGCGGGGTACGCCGTCGGCGCGCACCGCGGCTACCTCTATCTGCGCGGCGAGTACCCGCGCGCCCTGCACCGGCTGGAGCACGCCGTCGGACAGGCCCGCGCCCGCGGGCTGCTCGGCGACGACGTCCTCGGGCAGGGGTACGCCTTCGACATCGAGATACGGCGCGGCGCGGGCGCCTACATCTGCGGCGAGGAGACGGCACTGTTCAACTCGATCGAGGGGCGTCGGGGCGAGCCGCGCTCCAAGCCGCCCTTCCCCGTCGAGAAGGGCCTGTTCGGCAAGCCGACGGCCGCGAACAACGTCGAGACGCTCGTCAATGTCCTGCCGATCCTGACGGGCGGCGCCGCGGCCTTCGCCGCCGCCGAGACAAAGCTGTTCTGTGTGTCGGGCAGCGTGGAGCGGCCCGGCGTGTACGAGCTGCCGTTCGGTGCGACGCTCGGCGAACTCCTCGGCCTCGCCGGACCGCCGGAGCGGCTGAGGGCGATCCTGCTCGGCGGCGCCGCGGGCGGTTTCGTACGCCCCGACGAGCTGGACATCCCGCTCACCTTCGAGGGGACCCGCGCCGCGGGGACGACGCTCGGCTCCGGGGTGGTGCTCGTCCTGGACGACAGTGTGGCGCTGCCCCGCGTCCTGCTGCGGATCGCCGAGTTCTTCCGTGACGAGTCCTGCGGCCAGTGCGTGCCGTGCCGGGTGGGCACGGTCCGCCAGGAGGAGGCGCTGCGCCGGATCGCCGAGCGCACCGGCGCCGCGGCCGCCGATGACATCGCCCTGCTCCGCGAGGTGGGCCGTGCCATGCGGGACGCCTCGATCTGCGGTCTCGGGCAGACCGCGTGGAACGCCGTCGAATCCGCCATCGACCGTCTGGGAGCCTACGCATGA
- a CDS encoding molybdopterin oxidoreductase family protein, which yields MRKRDRTKQNYTRLTHPLVRDGRDGPLRRASWDEALDRAAEGFRRAREDHGPDAFAMLSCARATNEMNYVAQKFTRVVMGTNNVDSCNRTCHAPSVAGLSAVFGSGGGTSSYEEVEHTDLIVMWGSNARFAHPIFFQHVLRGIRSGARMYAVDPRRTSTAEWAESWLGINVGTDIPLAHAIGREIIHAGLVNRAFVERATSGFEEYAALVEPWTLTAAQKVTGVPAAAIRDLAHAYARAERAQLCWTLGITEHHNGTDNVRALINLSLLTGHVGRFGSGVQPLRGQNNVQGGGDMGAIPNRLPGFQDILDPGHRAKFETAWDTVIQPRYGMTLTEMFEAMEAGGLRAVYCIGENPAQSEADSEQAMRRLAALDHLVVQDIFLTRTAEMADVVLPATAAWAETDGTTTNSERRVQRVRAAVTPPGEAREDIDILCDMAGRLGHDWKFTGAEAVWNELRALSPDHSGMTYDRLEEHQGLQWPCPDTERLPSSFLHARLWETDEAARGRRAPFGLVEHDPPVDLTDEEFPIRLTTGRRLDSYNTGVQSGSFASPLRRGEYVELCPEDAERYGVVVGEQVRVVSRRGAVVAPVWVDTGLRPGLAFMTMHFPDEVDTNALTIEANCPIAGTAEFKASAIRIEKQRVGS from the coding sequence GTGAGGAAGCGAGACCGTACGAAGCAGAACTACACCCGGCTCACCCATCCGCTCGTACGGGACGGCAGGGACGGGCCGCTGCGCAGGGCGAGCTGGGACGAGGCCCTGGACCGCGCCGCGGAGGGCTTCCGCCGGGCGCGCGAGGACCACGGGCCCGACGCGTTCGCGATGCTCTCCTGCGCCCGCGCCACGAACGAGATGAACTACGTGGCGCAGAAGTTCACCCGCGTCGTGATGGGCACCAACAACGTCGACTCGTGCAACCGCACCTGCCACGCGCCGAGCGTCGCGGGCCTGTCGGCCGTCTTCGGCTCCGGCGGCGGCACGTCCTCCTACGAGGAGGTCGAGCACACCGATCTGATCGTGATGTGGGGCTCCAACGCCCGCTTCGCGCACCCGATCTTCTTCCAGCACGTGCTGCGCGGGATACGGAGCGGGGCGCGGATGTACGCCGTCGACCCGCGCCGCACCTCCACCGCCGAGTGGGCCGAGAGCTGGCTCGGCATCAACGTCGGCACCGACATCCCCCTCGCCCACGCCATCGGCCGCGAGATCATCCACGCGGGCCTGGTCAACCGCGCCTTCGTGGAGCGCGCCACGAGCGGCTTCGAGGAGTACGCCGCGCTCGTGGAGCCCTGGACGCTCACCGCCGCCCAGAAGGTCACCGGTGTGCCGGCCGCGGCGATCCGCGACCTCGCCCACGCCTACGCCCGCGCCGAACGGGCCCAGCTGTGCTGGACGCTGGGCATCACCGAGCACCACAACGGCACCGACAACGTCCGCGCGCTCATCAACCTGTCGCTGCTCACCGGGCACGTGGGCCGCTTCGGCTCCGGGGTGCAGCCGCTGCGCGGCCAGAACAACGTGCAGGGCGGCGGCGACATGGGCGCCATCCCCAACCGGCTGCCCGGCTTCCAGGACATCCTCGACCCGGGGCACCGGGCGAAGTTCGAGACCGCCTGGGACACGGTGATCCAGCCGAGGTACGGGATGACGCTCACCGAGATGTTCGAGGCGATGGAGGCGGGCGGACTGCGGGCCGTCTACTGCATCGGCGAGAACCCCGCCCAGTCGGAGGCCGACAGCGAGCAGGCGATGCGCCGCCTGGCCGCCCTCGACCATCTCGTCGTCCAGGACATCTTCCTGACCAGGACCGCGGAGATGGCGGACGTCGTGCTGCCGGCGACCGCCGCGTGGGCGGAGACCGACGGCACGACCACCAACAGCGAGCGGCGGGTGCAGCGGGTAAGGGCCGCGGTCACCCCGCCGGGCGAGGCGCGCGAGGACATCGACATCCTGTGCGACATGGCGGGGCGGCTCGGCCACGACTGGAAGTTCACCGGGGCCGAGGCGGTCTGGAACGAGCTGCGGGCCCTGTCCCCCGACCACTCCGGGATGACGTACGACCGGCTGGAGGAGCACCAGGGCCTGCAGTGGCCCTGCCCCGACACGGAGCGGCTGCCGTCGAGCTTCCTGCACGCGCGGCTGTGGGAGACGGACGAGGCGGCGCGCGGGCGGCGCGCGCCGTTCGGGCTCGTCGAGCACGATCCGCCGGTGGACCTGACCGACGAGGAGTTCCCGATCCGGCTGACGACGGGCCGGCGGCTCGACTCGTACAACACCGGGGTGCAGAGCGGGAGTTTCGCCTCGCCGCTGCGCCGCGGGGAGTACGTGGAGCTGTGCCCGGAGGACGCGGAGCGGTACGGCGTCGTCGTCGGCGAGCAGGTCCGGGTGGTGTCGCGGCGCGGGGCGGTGGTGGCACCGGTGTGGGTGGACACCGGGCTGCGGCCCGGGCTCGCCTTCATGACGATGCACTTCCCCGACGAGGTGGACACCAACGCGCTGACGATCGAGGCGAACTGCCCGATCGCGGGGACGGCGGAGTTCAAGGCGTCGGCGATCCGGATCGAGAAGCAGCGAGTGGGGAGCTGA
- a CDS encoding 2-dehydropantoate 2-reductase, with the protein MKVAVVGAGAIGAYVGAALDRAGADVHLIARGPHLAAMRQHGVRVLSPRGDFTARVNATDRPADVGPVDHVFLGLKANSYAACGPLVEPLLEDHTTIIAAQNGIPWWYFHRHGGPYDGQRIESVDPGGTVSAVLPPERAVGCVVYAATELAGPGVVRHLEGTRFSVGEPDRSVSARCSEFSEAMRAGGLKCPVEPELRDDIWIKLLGNISFNPISALTRATMREMCRHRTTREVIEQMMTETLQVAAALGCRPAISVERRLAGAERVGDHRTSTLQDLEKGKPLELDVLLAAVVELAGTTGVPVPTLRTVAAISDLLATRSAA; encoded by the coding sequence GTGAAAGTCGCAGTCGTCGGCGCCGGAGCGATCGGCGCCTACGTCGGAGCCGCGCTCGACCGCGCCGGTGCCGACGTCCATCTCATCGCCCGTGGACCCCACCTGGCGGCCATGAGGCAGCACGGCGTCCGGGTGCTCAGCCCGCGCGGCGACTTCACCGCGCGGGTGAACGCCACCGACCGGCCGGCCGACGTCGGCCCGGTCGACCACGTCTTCCTCGGTCTGAAGGCCAACTCGTACGCGGCGTGCGGGCCGCTCGTCGAGCCGCTCCTCGAGGACCACACCACGATCATCGCCGCCCAGAACGGCATCCCCTGGTGGTACTTCCACCGCCACGGCGGCCCCTACGACGGACAGCGCATCGAGAGCGTCGACCCCGGCGGCACGGTCAGCGCCGTCCTGCCGCCCGAGCGGGCCGTCGGCTGCGTGGTCTACGCGGCGACCGAACTGGCGGGGCCCGGCGTCGTCCGCCATCTCGAAGGCACCCGCTTCTCGGTCGGCGAGCCGGACCGCTCCGTGTCCGCGCGCTGCTCGGAGTTCAGCGAGGCCATGCGGGCCGGGGGCCTGAAGTGCCCCGTCGAGCCCGAACTCCGCGACGACATCTGGATCAAGCTGCTCGGCAACATCTCCTTCAACCCGATCAGCGCGCTGACCCGGGCGACGATGCGCGAGATGTGCCGGCACCGCACCACCCGCGAGGTCATCGAGCAGATGATGACCGAGACCCTCCAGGTCGCCGCGGCGCTCGGCTGCCGCCCCGCCATCTCCGTCGAGCGGCGCCTCGCCGGGGCCGAGCGGGTGGGCGACCACCGCACCTCCACGCTCCAGGACCTGGAGAAGGGCAAACCCCTGGAGCTCGACGTACTGCTCGCCGCCGTGGTGGAACTCGCGGGGACCACCGGGGTGCCGGTGCCCACGCTCCGCACGGTGGCGGCCATTTCGGATCTGCTGGCGACGAGGAGCGCAGCGTGA
- a CDS encoding VOC family protein, translated as MAGEISFFELGVDDAQKARTFYGGLFGWTFEPVPPGSGFSITTPTVPGGVHGADAEASPYLFFKVDDLDAALARVVALGGAVEPGPGGADEDPGTVARFGRFRFCRDDQGSPFGLHQPPATADDRGDR; from the coding sequence ATGGCCGGCGAGATCTCCTTCTTCGAACTGGGCGTGGACGACGCGCAGAAGGCCCGCACCTTCTACGGCGGACTCTTCGGCTGGACCTTCGAGCCCGTCCCGCCGGGCAGCGGCTTCTCGATCACCACCCCGACCGTCCCCGGCGGAGTCCACGGCGCCGACGCCGAGGCGAGCCCGTACCTCTTCTTCAAGGTCGACGACCTCGACGCCGCGCTCGCCCGGGTCGTCGCCCTCGGCGGCGCGGTCGAGCCGGGCCCCGGCGGCGCCGACGAGGACCCCGGCACCGTCGCGCGCTTCGGGCGCTTCCGCTTCTGCCGCGACGACCAGGGCTCGCCCTTCGGCCTCCACCAGCCGCCGGCCACCGCGGACGACAGGGGCGACAGGTAG
- a CDS encoding beta-ketoacyl-ACP synthase III, translating to MTGTRTGTGTRTGAGTRTGTRTGAGTRTGTRTGAGTRTGTRITGLGHYQPAKVLTNGDLAAVVDTSDEWITSRVGIRTRHIAGPDEPVDELAAHAAAKALAAAGLAPADIDLVLVATSTAVDRSPNTAARVAARLGMASPATMDLNVVCAGFTHALATADHAVRAGSAVRALVIGADKMSEITDWTDRTTCVLVGDGAGAAVVEACEERDSGIGPVLWGSLPQMGHAVRIEGMPPRFAQEGQSVYRWATTQLPPIARAVCERAGIAPEELAAVVLHQANLRIIEPVAERIGAVNAVVARDVVESGNTSAASIPMALAKLVERGEVASGAPALLFGFGGNLSYAGQVVHCP from the coding sequence ATGACCGGCACACGCACCGGCACCGGCACGCGCACTGGCGCCGGCACGCGCACCGGCACGCGCACTGGCGCCGGCACGCGCACCGGCACGCGCACTGGCGCCGGCACGCGCACCGGCACACGCATCACCGGGCTCGGGCACTACCAGCCCGCCAAGGTGCTCACCAACGGCGACCTGGCGGCCGTGGTCGACACCAGCGACGAATGGATCACCAGCCGTGTCGGCATCAGGACCCGGCACATCGCCGGCCCCGACGAGCCGGTGGACGAACTGGCCGCCCACGCCGCCGCCAAGGCGCTTGCCGCGGCAGGACTCGCGCCCGCCGACATCGACCTCGTCCTGGTCGCCACCTCCACCGCGGTGGACCGCTCCCCGAACACGGCCGCACGCGTCGCCGCCCGGCTCGGCATGGCCTCGCCCGCGACCATGGACCTCAACGTCGTCTGCGCCGGCTTCACCCACGCCCTCGCCACCGCCGACCACGCCGTGCGCGCCGGGTCGGCCGTGCGCGCCCTGGTGATCGGCGCCGACAAGATGTCCGAGATCACCGACTGGACCGACCGCACCACCTGCGTTCTCGTCGGGGACGGCGCGGGCGCCGCCGTCGTCGAGGCATGCGAGGAGCGGGACTCGGGCATCGGACCGGTGCTGTGGGGATCGCTCCCGCAGATGGGCCACGCGGTGCGGATCGAGGGGATGCCTCCGCGCTTCGCGCAGGAGGGCCAGAGCGTCTACCGCTGGGCCACCACACAGCTCCCGCCGATCGCCCGGGCGGTGTGCGAACGGGCCGGGATCGCCCCCGAGGAACTCGCCGCCGTCGTTCTGCACCAGGCGAACCTGCGGATCATCGAGCCCGTCGCCGAGCGCATCGGCGCGGTCAACGCGGTGGTCGCCCGCGATGTCGTCGAGTCCGGCAACACCTCCGCCGCCTCGATCCCGATGGCCCTGGCCAAGCTGGTGGAGCGCGGCGAGGTCGCCTCCGGCGCGCCGGCGCTGCTCTTCGGCTTCGGCGGCAATCTCTCCTACGCGGGTCAGGTGGTTCACTGCCCCTGA
- a CDS encoding GntR family transcriptional regulator — translation MLSAGLPQGSVPRLERPGPLRERVYEALLELITTRALRPGQHLVESELAGHLGVSRQPVREALQRLNTEGWVDLRPAQGAFVHEPTEEEADQLLSVRTLLEAEAARLAAANSGSAGITALEELCAQGEQAVADDDVDRAVATNAAFHAKVMELAGNLVLAELAGQVDRRVRWYYTPVARQRGKQSWIEHRQLIAAISARDEQRATEIMRAHTEHTRRTYHQREN, via the coding sequence ATGTTGTCCGCAGGGCTGCCGCAAGGATCCGTGCCCAGGCTGGAACGCCCGGGGCCTCTGCGCGAGCGTGTGTACGAGGCGCTGCTCGAGCTCATCACCACCCGGGCGCTGCGGCCCGGGCAGCATCTGGTCGAGAGCGAGCTCGCCGGCCACCTCGGGGTCTCCCGGCAGCCCGTGCGGGAAGCGCTGCAGCGGCTCAACACCGAGGGCTGGGTCGATCTGCGCCCCGCCCAGGGCGCGTTCGTCCACGAACCGACCGAGGAGGAGGCCGACCAGCTTCTCTCGGTCCGTACGCTCCTGGAGGCCGAGGCCGCCCGGCTGGCCGCGGCGAACTCCGGCTCGGCGGGCATCACGGCGCTCGAAGAGCTCTGCGCGCAGGGCGAGCAGGCCGTCGCCGACGACGACGTCGACCGCGCGGTCGCCACGAACGCCGCCTTCCACGCCAAGGTGATGGAGCTCGCAGGCAACCTCGTCCTGGCCGAGCTGGCGGGCCAGGTCGACCGGCGGGTGCGCTGGTACTACACCCCGGTCGCCCGGCAGCGCGGGAAGCAGTCGTGGATCGAGCACCGCCAGCTCATCGCGGCGATCTCGGCCCGGGACGAGCAGCGGGCGACGGAGATCATGCGCGCGCACACCGAGCACACGCGCAGGACGTACCACCAGCGCGAGAACTGA